Genomic DNA from Paenibacillus sp. MBLB1832:
GCGAGCTGTATATGTGCCATATCGTCCTGTTCATGATGCGGAAGATCGAGCAATTTTATCAGGAAACGAAGAGCTCTTATCTGTCCTACTATCACGAAAATGGATGCAAAATTGCCGCTAAAAACTGTGAAGAGAAGCTCGTTCAATTCATTCGCCGCATCGAGGTGAATCGGTCTTTTCAAGCGGAGCCTAAACATTGGCATGCCACGATCAAAATGGTCGGAGAATCCGCCCTTCAAGGCAAGGACAGCCCGGTGGATTGGCTGTTTGTGTATCGGTTCATCTGGTGGGCGCTGACTGACCAATTGGCGGTACAGCAAGAGGAAATGGCACGTCTGGATACACTGCTAGCCAAGAAAGACATGCTGCCCAAGAAGAAAGACACACTGCTGGCGGCCAGAGCCCATTTTGATATCATCCAAGGGCATACGGAGCAAGCTTTCGAACGCCTGGGTAAGCTGGCACACCCGCACGCGAAGGATTTTTTCCTCTATTTAAATAAATTTGTGAACGAGGGACAGTGGGACCGCATGCTGGTCTGGCTCCGCTGGCTGTTCCCGACGATTGCGAATGCGAATCATGATGACTTCCGCACCTTCTGCCAATATTGGCTGGATACGACGAAGCATCTGCCGAACGACAGCGAATGGGTTGGGGTGATGGAGTCCCTGCTGCCGCGTTCCTACTACTATTACACGGCTTATTTGCTGCAAACGAAGCGGTACCGCCAGTGGGTCGATTTGCAGCTTGCGAATCGGATCTCTCCCTTGAATCTATATGGCATGGAGCTCAAAGCGATTGAAGAACATGACTCAGCGCTGCTCCTTCCACT
This window encodes:
- a CDS encoding SWIM zinc finger family protein, which encodes MLKLQIPKNRMNYLIKQIPLHFDATRLEQGWEYYHKGRVTVVDLKGLTVLSTVAGKQLHKAQIDLENFAASTCSCAFEGFCQHIGATFFSLYAPYGRPELVLQQLKQQIHTRKKPLRSAAILQERKAVAPANAPVEESLPTEWHRFFEGKFHGFSISHQHSIETFFDSALESLPPYAANWRDTTRELYMCHIVLFMMRKIEQFYQETKSSYLSYYHENGCKIAAKNCEEKLVQFIRRIEVNRSFQAEPKHWHATIKMVGESALQGKDSPVDWLFVYRFIWWALTDQLAVQQEEMARLDTLLAKKDMLPKKKDTLLAARAHFDIIQGHTEQAFERLGKLAHPHAKDFFLYLNKFVNEGQWDRMLVWLRWLFPTIANANHDDFRTFCQYWLDTTKHLPNDSEWVGVMESLLPRSYYYYTAYLLQTKRYRQWVDLQLANRISPLNLYGMELKAIEEHDSALLLPLYHQAAERAVLEKNRASYKTAVRLLKKLHSLYKHIGQDDRWEHYIYRLADKFSRLRAFQEELKKGKWIR